GCGGAGGCGGCGATCAACGTGGCCGAGAAGGGCTTGGGATAGCCCGCCCGGGTCATGCTCGGCAGCATCACCATGGCCACCGCGGCGGCGTCCGCCGGGCCGGAGCCGCTCATGCCGCCCATGATCATGCACACCAGCACCGCGACCAGCGCCAGGCCGCCGTGGCGCGGCCCGATCAGCGCCTGGGCGAAGCGCACCAGGCGCAGCGCCACCCCCGCGCGCTCGAAGATCAGCCCGGTCATGATGAACAGCGGGATGGCGATCAGCGGGTACTTGGCGATGCTGTTGTAGGTGTTGGTGCCGAGCGTGGCCAGCATCGCCGGCGAGAGGCCCGAGACGATGCCCACTGCCCCGGCCAGGGCCAGCGAGAAGGCCACCGGTACGCCGGCGATCAGCAGCCCGGCGAAGGCCAGGATCATCCACAGGTCAGGGCTCATCGTCGAGCCTCCCGCGCCAGCGGTCGAGGAGCTGCTGCGCAAGGCGCACCAGCATCGTGGCCGAGAGCAGCGGCAGCCACACCAGGTACCACCACTGCGGCAGGCCGAGCCCCGGCGACAGCGACTCCCACTGGTACTCCTCCCAGGTCAGCTTGGCGCCGTACCAGGTGATCAAGCCCAGCACGATGGCACAGCTCAGGCCCTGGAAGAGGATCAGGGCGCGACGCGGCGCCGTCGGCAGCGCGCGTTCGAGCAGGCCGATGCGGATATGGCCGTTGCGTCGCAGCGCCACCGAAGCGCCGGTGAAGGTCAACACCACCAGCAGGAACACCGAGAACTCCTCGGTGAAGGCGAGCGACCCGCCGGTCACGTAGCGCGTCACGACATTGCCCAGGCTGATCAGCGAAATGACCGCCAGCGCCAGTGCGCCCAGCCAGCGCTCCGGCCTGGCGTCGGGGGAGAGTTTCATCGAAGCCTCGCGATAACGGGCCCGGCGTCGGCAGGCGACGCCGGGGTCAGGCTTGTTCCAGCGCGATGGAGTCAGCGCGCCTCGATGGCCTCACGCGCGGCATCGACCAGCTCCTCGCCAATACGCGGGGTCCACTTGTCATGCACGCTCTGGGTCGCGTTGACGAATGCCTGGTGCTGCTCCTCGGTGAGCTCGGTGACCTCAACGCCGCGCTCCTGGATGGCGGCCAGGCGCTCGCTCTCCTGTTCGCGGGTCATGGCGATCTCCCACTCGCCCGCCTCGATGGCGGTCTCGCGCAGGATCTCGCGCTCCTCCTCGGAGAGCGTTTCCCAGACCTGCTGGTTGACGGCAAAGATCAGCGGATCGTTCATGTAGTTCCACAGCGTCAGGTACTGTTGGCCGACCTGATCGATGCGCGCCACGTCGAACACGGAGAGCGGGTTTTCCTGGCCGTCCACGGCGCCGGTGGTCAGCGCGGGCTGGGCGTCGGTCCAGCTCATCTGGGTCGGGTCGGCGCCCAGCGCGGTGAAGGTATCCTGGAACAGCGGCGAGCCGACCACGCGGATCTTGAGGCCGTCGAGGTCGCCGGGCTCGTCGATGGGGCCGCGCGAATTGGAAAGCTGGCGGAAGCCGTTCTCGCCCCAGGCCAGCGGAATCACGCCGCGCGATTCGATGGCCTCGAAGATCATCTCGCCGGCCGCACCGCCGGTCACGGCATCCACGGCGGCCTCGTCGGGCATGAAGAACGGCAGCGAGAAGAGGTTGAGTTCGGGTACCTGCGGCGACCAGTTGATGGTCGAGCCGACGGCCATGTCGATCAGGCCCGAACGCATGGCCGAGAATTCCCGCGTCTGATCGCCGTTGACCAGCTGCGAGTTGGGGTAGACACGCAGGGTGAGCTCTCCGTCGGTGCGCTCTTCCACCAGTTCGGCCCACTTCTCGGCCGCCTGCCCCCAGGGGAATGCATCGGAAAGCACGGTGGAAATGGAGAGTTCGCGGGCCTGTGCGGAGAGCGACGCGGCCAGCACGGTGGCCCCGGCCACGGCAGCGGCGATACGGGAGATACGGCTTGCTGAGATCATGACGTGTCCTTGCAGCTGAGGCCGGTTGCGGCACGACCGGCCATGATTATCGTTCCGGCGGGCATCGACGTAAGCATCGCCGCGCCTCGACATTCTACGACGTCACGCGTTGAATGGTAGCCCGTTAACGATATAGGACGACGCCCGGAGACCACCTGCTACCCTCGCCGGGCCGAAGACATGAAGGAATCCGCCGTGCCGCTGCGCGACCTGCTGCTTGGCCTCTCGATCGTGGCGATCTGGGCCCTGAACATCATCGTCATCAAGCTGGGCGTCGAGGAGCTGCCGCCGCTGCTGCTGACCACCCTGCGCTTTCTCCTGGTGGCCGCCCTGCTGGTGCCCTTTCACCCCGTGGCGCGCCACCAGCTGCCCTTCCTGCTGCTGTTGTCGGCCACCTTCGGTACCCTGCACTTCGCCCTGCTGTTCATCGGCCTGGGGCAGGCGGAGGCCGGTACCGGCGCGCTGCTGGTGCAGATGGGCACCCCCTTCGCCACCCTGCTGGCGGTGATCTTTCTGGGCGAGAGGCTGAGCGCCAAGCGGCTGGTCGGGCTGGCGCTGTCGTTCGGCGGCGTGGTGGTCCTGGCCGGCGGCCCCAGCCTGCCTTCGCCGTTGCCCATGGCATTGCTGCTGCTCAGCGCCCTCGGCTGGGCGGTCTCGCAGCTGTTGATCAAGAAGGGACCCAACCTGGCGCCGATGGCGCTGGCCGGCTGGACGGCGCTCTTCGCCGTGCCCCAGGTGGCGCTGGGCTCGTGGTGGTTCGAGCAGGACCAGGTGGGCGCCATGGCCGCGGCCGGCTGGTTCGGCTGGGGCGCGGTATTCTATACGGCGGTGATGTCGTCGATCGTCGCCTACGGGATGTGGTACGGCCTGCTGCGCCGTCATCCGGTCAGCCGGCTGGCGCCGCTGAGCCTGCTGGTGCCGGCGGGAGCCGTAGCGCTGGGTATCGTGCTGCTGGGCGAGACTCTCAACGCCCATATCGTCCTCGGCGGAGCCATGGTCATCGCCGGGGTGGGGCTGATCGTGATTCGCTTTCGCGCCCTACTCGGCCGCTGACCGGCAGCCACTCCGGCGCCCGGGCCAGCTCACGCAGGCGCCCTCCTCGATGCCGCGCGCCTCGAAATAGCCGGCGTTGACCTCCAGCGCGGCGTGGTAGGCGGCACCGGCCAGGGTCACGGGGCAGTCGTAGGGGTTGCGCGAAGGGCACGGCTGCATGGTATGCACTGCGACGATGTGCCCGTCGGCGTCGAGGAAGGCGATGTCCAGCGGAATGCGGGTCCGATACATCCAGAATCCCGCCTGGGCGGGTTGGAGCTCGTCGTAGAGGAACAGCATGCCGGCCTCCGCCGCCAGCTGGTCCCGATCCATCAGCCCCTGGCGCCGCTCGGCCGGGGTGCGTGCCAGCTCCACCTCCAGACGGTGGCGCTCGGTGCCCGCCTGAATCTCCAGCGGTGCGCGCGGCAGCGTCGCCGCCGCATCGGCCCAGGCCGGCACCTGCCAGGCCAGCAACGTCGTCAGCCAGGCGACGGGCAGCACTCGCTTGACAAGCATGGCGTTACTCCTTGCCCAGGCTCATCGCGGCGCCTTCGCGCTGGCCGAGGATCGCCATCAGGTCGATGCGCGATTCGCGGGTCGTGAGATCGAGCAGCCCTTCCAGCGCCCGGAGGTGGTCGTGAATGCCGCGTCGTGCGGCCTCGCCGTCGCCGCTGCGCAGGTGGGCGAGCAGCGCCGGGTGGTCCTCGGCCAGGTAGCAGCTGGCCAGGCCGGCGCGCTTGTACAACGCGATGACGATGGAGGTGCGCAGGATCAGGTCGGTGAGCATGGCGCCGAGCACGCGGTTGGGCGAGTGCTCGGCGAGCAAGTGATGAATGGCCAGCGAGTGCTCGATGCGTGCCGGCTCGTTGCCGCGGGCATGCGCCTCGGCCTCGCGATCGACCAGGGCGGCGATCTCCTCGAGCAACGCCGGGCTGGCGCCTCCCGCCAGCAGCGCGGCCACCTCGCCCTCCACCAGGCGGCGGGCGGCGAAGGTCTCGCGGGTCTCCTCGATGCTGGGTGCGCGCACCCGCGCCACCTGGTTGGGCTGCTGGCTGACCACATGATCGGCCGCCAGCCGGGTCAGCGCCTTGCGCACCACCGAGCGGCTGACGCCGAAGATCTCGCCCAGCGCGACCTCGGGCAGGCGGGTACCCGGCGGCAGGCGCTGGGTCAGCACCGCCGTGCGTACCTTGTCGACGATGAAGCGGTCGCTGATACGGCCACCGGCCCGCGTCTCGGCGGCAACCTCCTCCTGCCAGGTATTGCTCATGGTAGCCTCTCGAAGCCTTTGCTCATGGGCTTACCTTCGCACGTTTCCCCCTGGCCTGACCACAACAAACCGGCCTTTATGTATACAAAAAGGCTCACGCCGGGCAGTGCCGCTCCCCCACGTCGAGAATCTTCAAGGTATTGGTTCCACCGTGGGCGTTCATGTGGTCGCCCCGGGTCAGGATGACATGATCGCCCGGTTCGGCAATCCCCTGTTCCACCAGCAGCGAAAGCGCCCGGTCGTTGAGTTCGCCGGCCGCCATCGCCGTGGTGTCGAACGGCAGCGAGACCACCCCTCGGTAGAGCGCCATGCGGCGCTGGGCCACGGGGCTGTGGGCGAGCCCGACGATCGGCAGCCCCGAGCGGATGCGCGAGGCGATCAAGGGCGTGTAGCCGGTCGAGGTCATGCAGGCGATGGCGGCCACCCCGCTGAGGTGGTTGGCGGCGTACATGGCGGAGAGCGCGATGGTCTCGTCGATGCGCGAGAAGCCCTCGTGGATGCGGTGGCCCGATTCCTGGGCGATGCGCTCGCGCTCGGCGCCGAGGCACACCCGGCGCATGGCCTCGAGCGTCTCCACCGGGTAGTCGCCGGCGGCGGTCTCGGCCGAGAGCATCACCGCGTCGGTGCCGTCGAGCACGGCGTTGGCGACGTCGAACACCTCGGCGCGGGTGGGCAGCGGCGAGCCGATCATCGACTCCATCATCTGGGTCGCG
This portion of the Billgrantia sulfidoxydans genome encodes:
- a CDS encoding TRAP transporter small permease, with translation MKLSPDARPERWLGALALAVISLISLGNVVTRYVTGGSLAFTEEFSVFLLVVLTFTGASVALRRNGHIRIGLLERALPTAPRRALILFQGLSCAIVLGLITWYGAKLTWEEYQWESLSPGLGLPQWWYLVWLPLLSATMLVRLAQQLLDRWRGRLDDEP
- a CDS encoding DctP family TRAP transporter solute-binding subunit encodes the protein MISASRISRIAAAVAGATVLAASLSAQARELSISTVLSDAFPWGQAAEKWAELVEERTDGELTLRVYPNSQLVNGDQTREFSAMRSGLIDMAVGSTINWSPQVPELNLFSLPFFMPDEAAVDAVTGGAAGEMIFEAIESRGVIPLAWGENGFRQLSNSRGPIDEPGDLDGLKIRVVGSPLFQDTFTALGADPTQMSWTDAQPALTTGAVDGQENPLSVFDVARIDQVGQQYLTLWNYMNDPLIFAVNQQVWETLSEEEREILRETAIEAGEWEIAMTREQESERLAAIQERGVEVTELTEEQHQAFVNATQSVHDKWTPRIGEELVDAAREAIEAR
- a CDS encoding DMT family transporter; its protein translation is MPLRDLLLGLSIVAIWALNIIVIKLGVEELPPLLLTTLRFLLVAALLVPFHPVARHQLPFLLLLSATFGTLHFALLFIGLGQAEAGTGALLVQMGTPFATLLAVIFLGERLSAKRLVGLALSFGGVVVLAGGPSLPSPLPMALLLLSALGWAVSQLLIKKGPNLAPMALAGWTALFAVPQVALGSWWFEQDQVGAMAAAGWFGWGAVFYTAVMSSIVAYGMWYGLLRRHPVSRLAPLSLLVPAGAVALGIVLLGETLNAHIVLGGAMVIAGVGLIVIRFRALLGR
- a CDS encoding DUF192 domain-containing protein — its product is MLVKRVLPVAWLTTLLAWQVPAWADAAATLPRAPLEIQAGTERHRLEVELARTPAERRQGLMDRDQLAAEAGMLFLYDELQPAQAGFWMYRTRIPLDIAFLDADGHIVAVHTMQPCPSRNPYDCPVTLAGAAYHAALEVNAGYFEARGIEEGACVSWPGRRSGCRSAAE
- a CDS encoding GntR family transcriptional regulator — encoded protein: MSNTWQEEVAAETRAGGRISDRFIVDKVRTAVLTQRLPPGTRLPEVALGEIFGVSRSVVRKALTRLAADHVVSQQPNQVARVRAPSIEETRETFAARRLVEGEVAALLAGGASPALLEEIAALVDREAEAHARGNEPARIEHSLAIHHLLAEHSPNRVLGAMLTDLILRTSIVIALYKRAGLASCYLAEDHPALLAHLRSGDGEAARRGIHDHLRALEGLLDLTTRESRIDLMAILGQREGAAMSLGKE